From Candidatus Pantoea bituminis, one genomic window encodes:
- a CDS encoding MFS transporter — protein sequence MTKSHAVTMDYALPKDGKTKNNVVRRASIAGGVGSFVEWYDYGIYGLLVSSLVLVFSASDMSTTDAGLMLTYVGFTVSFLVRPFGGVICGYLGDKMGRQKLLAILLLMISLATAAIGLLPTYASIGWAAPALLILLRIVQGFSAGGEVSGAGSFVAEYAEDNRRAVVMSPLVMGSFIALLFGSLLISSLINIFGTDAMNSWLWRVPFLLAIPMALIGVYIRTRIEDTPHFQMVKASKRVVRNPLKEVLTSKRHLKAIGLAITLPAVNGPGYYILFVYMPTYLNKVMHFQQIQSLMVTACGLLTIVATIPLMAWLSDRLGRKPMLIASAIAMALLAWPCFWLLTLGMMPLACMAAILLAFAFAGHAAVIQATLAEMFPTTVRYSAYSIGFNLSTVIFGGSAPLLMTWLIGLTGIASIPSYMVMFTAALTLISALYLKETAGKPLCDE from the coding sequence ATGACGAAATCACATGCAGTAACTATGGATTACGCTTTGCCGAAGGATGGAAAGACGAAGAACAACGTAGTGCGCCGCGCCTCGATTGCGGGTGGCGTGGGTTCGTTTGTGGAATGGTATGACTATGGGATTTACGGCTTACTCGTCAGTTCTTTAGTGCTGGTTTTTTCTGCCAGTGATATGAGTACAACCGATGCTGGCTTAATGCTGACCTATGTCGGTTTTACCGTGAGTTTCTTAGTCAGACCTTTTGGCGGCGTTATCTGCGGTTATCTGGGCGATAAAATGGGCCGCCAGAAACTGCTCGCCATTCTGCTGTTGATGATCTCGCTGGCTACCGCCGCGATTGGTTTATTACCGACTTATGCCAGCATCGGCTGGGCTGCACCCGCATTGCTGATTTTGCTGCGCATCGTGCAGGGTTTTTCTGCGGGTGGAGAAGTCTCTGGAGCGGGGTCTTTCGTGGCTGAATATGCGGAAGATAATCGTCGCGCCGTGGTGATGTCGCCGCTGGTAATGGGATCGTTTATTGCACTGCTGTTTGGCAGCCTCTTAATCAGTAGTTTAATTAACATTTTCGGCACCGACGCAATGAACAGCTGGTTATGGCGTGTGCCTTTCCTGCTGGCTATTCCGATGGCGCTTATTGGTGTTTATATCCGTACCCGCATTGAGGACACGCCGCACTTTCAGATGGTGAAAGCCAGCAAGCGTGTGGTGCGTAATCCCCTTAAAGAAGTGCTCACCTCAAAGCGCCACCTGAAAGCGATTGGCCTTGCCATCACCTTGCCTGCTGTCAATGGACCAGGCTATTACATTCTGTTCGTATACATGCCGACCTACCTGAATAAAGTCATGCATTTCCAACAGATACAGAGCCTGATGGTGACGGCTTGTGGCCTGTTGACTATCGTTGCCACCATTCCTCTGATGGCCTGGCTCTCTGATCGCCTGGGACGCAAACCCATGCTTATTGCCTCGGCCATTGCTATGGCGCTGCTGGCGTGGCCCTGTTTCTGGTTATTGACGCTGGGCATGATGCCGCTGGCGTGCATGGCGGCGATATTGCTGGCCTTCGCCTTTGCCGGACATGCCGCGGTCATTCAGGCAACGCTTGCTGAGATGTTCCCGACAACCGTGCGTTACAGCGCATACAGCATCGGCTTTAACCTCTCAACGGTAATATTTGGTGGCTCAGCGCCGTTGCTGATGACCTGGTTAATTGGCCTGACCGGTATCGCTAGCATCCCTAGTTACATGGTGATGTTCACGGCAGCACTGACTTTGATCAGTGCCCTCTATCTGAAAGAAACTGCCGGCAAGCCGCTCTGTGACGAGTAA
- a CDS encoding RraA family protein: MALETADVRISLSWNRPNKKWLTAFAQFPVANIGDAMERLNMCDAGIVPISSNTDFVGFAFPVLVTAGDNAAVIKALDYIQPGDVMMINGLGHIDRALVGEQLTQRFQHAGAVAQVIDGAIRDRKVIESTGLPTFSRGTTPAGPFKNGPGVIGEPVAIGGVVCCAGDIVVGDEDGIIVIPFWRAEAVLAAVQEVARREAEMTAEVTQQYQ, encoded by the coding sequence ATGGCTCTTGAAACGGCTGATGTTCGTATTTCATTGTCCTGGAATCGCCCTAATAAAAAATGGCTTACTGCTTTTGCACAATTTCCTGTGGCCAATATTGGCGATGCCATGGAGCGGTTGAATATGTGTGATGCAGGCATCGTGCCGATCAGCAGCAATACCGACTTTGTCGGCTTTGCCTTCCCCGTGCTGGTCACTGCGGGTGACAACGCTGCGGTAATCAAAGCGCTGGATTACATCCAGCCCGGTGACGTGATGATGATCAATGGATTAGGCCATATCGACCGTGCACTGGTGGGCGAACAGCTCACCCAACGTTTTCAACATGCAGGTGCTGTTGCACAGGTTATTGATGGCGCAATACGCGATCGCAAAGTGATTGAATCTACCGGTTTGCCTACTTTCAGCCGTGGAACCACTCCTGCCGGGCCATTCAAAAATGGTCCGGGCGTAATTGGTGAGCCGGTAGCAATTGGCGGCGTCGTTTGCTGTGCCGGAGATATCGTAGTGGGTGACGAAGACGGCATCATTGTTATTCCATTCTGGCGCGCTGAAGCCGTGCTGGCAGCGGTGCAAGAAGTGGCACGTCGTGAAGCTGAAATGACGGCTGAAGTAACGCAGCAGTATCAGTAA
- a CDS encoding ParB family protein: MIDSSSQSRVFTLKSGKTATFVRQLVPHDDIEAKTFVDPQINGRDQKTLTEESVKDITRTITLQQFFPAIGRMKGDRVEIMDGSRRRAACLFSGASLEVLTTVDELDISDARQLAADIQTAKEHNLRELGLRFMLLHEAGMSKSDIAKAEGISNAKVTRAFQAAAVPVEFIELFPVVSELTLQDYQLLLDVWEEAKAEAVDITDVIAKVKEKITEAELPNTSNADEKKSAILGFFKATKRQLKAPVKINKAVTEKLASFTTANTYARRKTNEEKRTVQYEFSRLPKEIADQIDRSIREILATMK, encoded by the coding sequence ATGATCGACAGCAGTAGCCAGTCTCGCGTCTTCACGCTGAAGTCAGGAAAAACAGCGACCTTTGTTCGTCAGTTAGTGCCACATGATGATATTGAAGCGAAAACTTTTGTTGATCCGCAGATCAATGGACGTGACCAAAAAACGTTGACGGAAGAGTCCGTTAAAGACATTACGCGGACTATCACCTTACAGCAGTTCTTTCCAGCGATTGGCCGTATGAAGGGCGATCGTGTTGAAATCATGGATGGTTCGCGTCGTCGAGCGGCTTGTCTTTTCTCCGGTGCCAGCCTTGAAGTCCTGACTACCGTAGACGAACTCGATATCAGCGATGCGCGCCAGCTAGCTGCAGATATACAGACAGCTAAAGAGCACAACCTACGCGAGTTAGGTTTGCGCTTCATGTTGCTGCATGAAGCAGGCATGAGCAAAAGCGATATTGCCAAAGCTGAAGGTATCTCTAATGCCAAGGTGACGCGTGCTTTTCAAGCCGCCGCAGTGCCAGTGGAATTTATTGAGCTGTTCCCGGTGGTTTCAGAATTGACGCTTCAGGACTATCAACTGCTATTGGATGTTTGGGAAGAGGCGAAAGCGGAAGCTGTCGACATTACAGATGTAATCGCGAAGGTTAAGGAAAAGATCACCGAAGCTGAGTTGCCAAACACCAGCAATGCTGACGAGAAGAAGTCTGCAATCCTGGGATTCTTCAAAGCGACGAAACGGCAACTAAAAGCGCCTGTTAAGATCAATAAAGCAGTTACAGAAAAATTGGCAAGTTTTACCACGGCTAATACCTATGCACGTCGTAAAACCAATGAAGAGAAGCGCACTGTGCAGTATGAGTTCAGCCGTTTGCCGAAAGAGATTGCAGATCAGATCGACCGCTCAATTAGAGAAATTTTGGCGACAATGAAATAA
- a CDS encoding DUF1471 domain-containing protein: MKSIKTFVAVAALTLVSFGSFAQSVTASASTLDGAEAKIAAQAHKIGASYKITGARVDNKAYVSAELTK; this comes from the coding sequence ATGAAATCCATCAAAACTTTCGTTGCAGTTGCGGCCCTGACCCTGGTTTCTTTCGGTAGCTTCGCACAAAGCGTTACTGCTTCCGCTTCTACACTTGACGGTGCCGAAGCCAAAATTGCGGCTCAGGCTCATAAGATTGGCGCTTCATATAAAATTACTGGCGCCCGAGTTGATAACAAAGCTTACGTATCAGCCGAACTGACCAAATAA
- the idnD gene encoding L-idonate 5-dehydrogenase, producing MPSQAVSAVVIHKAHDVRCEPYVMQWNEDEEVLLKVERGGICGSDIHYYLHGRAGMSVLKTPMILGHELIGVIEQAPQHSGLYPGQRVAVNPSRACNVCALCLAGKQNLCRSMRFMGSAQFHPHVNGGFAQYIALNPQQCVPCQSDADSKKLVFAEPLAVCIHAIRQAGDLVGKCVLVTGAGPIGCLAIAAALASGAADVFATDISERCRSLALQMGATSASDPRDEEQFQRWSENGGYFDVCFEASGAVAAVTSVVNFTRPGGTIVQLGMGSASVDYPIGSLLVKEITLKGSFRFTEEFTTAVKWLEQQRIDPSPLLSAEVHMEDVTRAFEMASDKERYAKIQILF from the coding sequence ATGCCGTCTCAAGCAGTGAGTGCTGTTGTTATCCATAAGGCTCACGATGTGCGATGTGAGCCCTATGTCATGCAGTGGAATGAAGATGAGGAAGTTTTACTGAAAGTTGAGCGTGGAGGGATCTGCGGATCGGACATCCATTACTATCTACACGGTCGCGCAGGCATGTCAGTGCTTAAGACTCCAATGATTCTTGGTCATGAGCTTATCGGCGTGATTGAACAAGCTCCTCAGCATAGCGGTCTTTATCCGGGTCAGCGTGTTGCTGTAAATCCGTCGCGGGCGTGCAATGTGTGTGCGCTGTGCCTAGCGGGAAAGCAAAACCTTTGCCGTTCTATGCGCTTTATGGGAAGTGCGCAATTTCATCCACATGTTAATGGCGGCTTTGCCCAATACATCGCCCTTAATCCGCAACAGTGCGTGCCCTGTCAGTCTGATGCCGATTCCAAAAAACTGGTCTTTGCCGAGCCGTTAGCCGTTTGTATTCATGCCATTCGTCAGGCTGGGGATCTGGTAGGAAAATGCGTGTTGGTAACCGGCGCTGGCCCCATTGGTTGTCTGGCCATTGCGGCGGCGTTGGCGTCCGGTGCAGCAGACGTTTTTGCTACAGATATCAGCGAACGCTGCCGCTCTCTGGCGCTGCAAATGGGCGCGACCTCTGCATCGGATCCGCGTGATGAGGAACAGTTTCAACGCTGGTCAGAAAACGGGGGATATTTTGATGTCTGCTTTGAAGCCTCGGGAGCAGTTGCGGCAGTGACATCCGTAGTGAACTTCACACGTCCCGGTGGAACCATCGTTCAGCTCGGCATGGGGTCCGCCAGCGTGGATTACCCGATTGGGAGCTTGTTGGTAAAAGAGATCACATTGAAAGGATCGTTTAGATTTACCGAAGAGTTTACAACTGCAGTGAAATGGCTTGAACAACAGCGAATAGATCCCTCTCCCCTGCTTTCTGCTGAAGTGCACATGGAAGATGTGACCCGTGCATTTGAAATGGCTTCAGACAAAGAGCGTTATGCCAAGATTCAGATTTTGTTCTGA